A stretch of the Desulfobacter sp. genome encodes the following:
- a CDS encoding MoxR family ATPase: protein MMFKGVSDVHRRLEASGYIPSREIATIIYLAQEAKKTVLVEGPAGVGKTELAKSVGLCLDREMIRLQCYEGLDESKALYEWAYAKQLLYTQMLKEKINEVVSASSSLARAVDEIARHEDAFFSDRFIQTRPLLAAISSKTPVVLLVDEIDKSDPEFEAFLLELLSDFQVTIPEIGTIQARTQPFVFLTSNNYRDMSDALKRRCIHIYIDYPDMETEKEIVAKKLPKIGERLLNQVVETVAAIRELDLKKKPCISETIDWAKSLMILKKQSLTPEILDLTLNTLCKHKSDYTVVRSQIRDLVKA, encoded by the coding sequence ATGATGTTCAAGGGTGTGTCGGATGTTCATAGGCGGCTGGAGGCTTCGGGGTATATTCCGTCCAGGGAGATTGCCACCATTATTTATCTGGCCCAGGAAGCAAAAAAAACCGTGCTGGTGGAGGGTCCTGCCGGCGTGGGAAAAACAGAGCTGGCCAAAAGCGTTGGGCTTTGCCTGGACCGGGAGATGATACGGCTCCAATGTTATGAAGGGCTGGATGAATCCAAGGCGCTCTATGAATGGGCCTATGCCAAGCAATTGCTCTACACCCAGATGCTCAAGGAAAAGATAAATGAGGTGGTTTCTGCCTCTTCAAGCCTGGCCCGGGCCGTTGACGAGATTGCCCGACACGAGGATGCCTTTTTTTCAGACCGGTTTATCCAGACCCGGCCTCTGCTGGCAGCCATTTCTTCAAAAACCCCGGTGGTGTTGCTGGTGGATGAAATTGACAAATCCGATCCCGAGTTTGAAGCCTTTCTTTTGGAATTGCTTTCAGATTTCCAGGTCACCATCCCTGAAATCGGCACCATCCAGGCCAGGACCCAGCCCTTTGTTTTTCTGACCTCCAACAATTACAGGGATATGAGCGATGCCCTGAAAAGAAGATGCATCCATATTTATATTGATTATCCAGACATGGAAACCGAAAAAGAGATTGTGGCCAAAAAACTGCCCAAAATCGGAGAGCGGCTTTTAAACCAGGTGGTGGAAACCGTGGCCGCCATCCGGGAACTGGATCTTAAGAAAAAACCCTGTATTTCAGAAACCATTGACTGGGCAAAATCCTTGATGATTCTCAAAAAACAGAGTCTGACCCCTGAGATTCTGGATCTCACCTTAAATACCCTGTGCAAACACAAGAGCGATTACACGGTGGTCAGGTCACAAATCCGGGATCTGGTAAAGGCTTAA